From Amycolatopsis sp. YIM 10, the proteins below share one genomic window:
- a CDS encoding alpha/beta hydrolase encodes MLREAPSPESVRLRAAFATRVRPLADRSAPRGYQLRGIRRIADSAGLTRLPRGTRAWPARYGRVRGVWMRAPGADPNRGALLYLHGGGYVFGSPRSHRTFAYRLSKQVGVPVFLLDYRRAPEHPFPAAADDALDAYRLLLAQGYPPEKLLVAGDSAGGHLTACLLGDLARLHLPQPAGAYLVSPWLDLTVASATQRDGQQRDPFLSPAYAAKCRDAYLTSTPWNHPRLDVLAAAKSGWPPILLQVGDTESLLDEARRFAGTHDRTELEVWPGQLHVFPIFSNLPEGRDAARRAGKFLRDLLTPCQ; translated from the coding sequence ATGCTGCGAGAAGCGCCCAGCCCGGAAAGCGTCCGCCTCCGCGCCGCCTTCGCCACCCGCGTCCGCCCGCTCGCCGACCGCTCCGCGCCCCGGGGCTACCAGCTGCGCGGCATCCGCCGGATCGCCGACAGCGCCGGGCTGACCCGGCTTCCCCGCGGCACCAGGGCGTGGCCGGCCCGCTACGGCCGCGTGCGCGGGGTGTGGATGCGCGCGCCCGGCGCCGACCCGAACCGCGGCGCGCTGCTTTACCTGCACGGCGGTGGGTATGTGTTCGGCTCACCGCGATCGCACCGCACCTTCGCCTACCGGCTGTCCAAGCAGGTCGGTGTGCCGGTGTTCCTGCTGGACTACCGCCGCGCGCCGGAGCACCCGTTCCCGGCCGCGGCCGACGACGCGCTCGACGCCTACCGGTTGCTGCTGGCGCAGGGCTATCCGCCGGAGAAGCTGCTGGTCGCCGGGGATTCGGCGGGCGGGCACCTGACCGCCTGCCTGCTCGGCGACCTCGCCAGGCTGCACCTGCCGCAGCCCGCCGGTGCCTACCTCGTGTCGCCCTGGCTCGACCTGACCGTCGCCTCGGCGACCCAGCGCGACGGTCAACAGCGTGACCCGTTCCTCTCCCCCGCCTACGCCGCCAAGTGCCGCGACGCCTACCTGACCAGCACGCCGTGGAACCATCCGCGCCTCGACGTGCTCGCCGCCGCCAAGTCGGGCTGGCCGCCGATCCTGCTGCAGGTCGGCGACACCGAATCACTGCTGGACGAGGCACGGCGGTTCGCCGGCACGCACGACCGCACCGAACTCGAGGTGTGGCCGGGGCAGCTCCACGTGTTCCCGATCTTCTCGAACCTGCCGGAGGGCCGGGACGCCGCGCGACGGGCTGGCAAGTTCCTCCGCGACTTGTTGACACCTTGCCAGTAA
- a CDS encoding TIGR03084 family metal-binding protein, whose protein sequence is MADVGAILRDLAAESAELDEVVAALPEPEWARPTPADGWTIAHQIAHLAWTDDKALIAVRTPEKFAAEVEKAFASGGKDVDEGAEAGATAPPAELLARWRQGREDLARALAEVPGGQKVPWYGPPMSPASMVTARIMETWAHAQDVFDALGLKRVPTDRLWQIARFGVRTRDFAYTINSRTPPDEEFRVELTAPDGSTWAWGPEDAAERITGSALGFVMVVTQRRHPADTDLRTEGDEARAWLGFAQAFAGLPGSGRRAGQFA, encoded by the coding sequence GTGGCGGATGTGGGCGCGATCCTGCGGGATCTCGCGGCCGAGAGCGCGGAACTGGACGAGGTGGTGGCCGCGCTGCCGGAACCGGAGTGGGCGAGGCCGACCCCGGCCGATGGCTGGACGATCGCCCACCAGATCGCCCACCTCGCCTGGACCGACGACAAGGCGCTCATCGCCGTGCGCACCCCGGAGAAGTTCGCCGCCGAGGTGGAGAAGGCGTTCGCCTCCGGCGGCAAGGACGTGGACGAGGGCGCCGAGGCGGGGGCCACCGCGCCGCCCGCGGAACTGCTCGCGCGCTGGCGTCAGGGACGTGAAGACCTCGCGCGGGCGCTCGCCGAGGTGCCCGGCGGGCAGAAGGTGCCGTGGTACGGGCCGCCGATGAGCCCCGCGTCGATGGTCACCGCGCGCATCATGGAGACCTGGGCGCACGCGCAGGACGTGTTCGACGCGCTCGGCCTGAAGCGTGTGCCGACCGACCGGCTGTGGCAGATCGCCCGGTTCGGCGTGCGCACCCGCGACTTCGCCTACACGATCAACTCCCGCACCCCGCCGGACGAGGAGTTCCGCGTGGAGCTGACCGCGCCGGACGGCTCGACCTGGGCGTGGGGCCCGGAGGACGCCGCGGAGCGGATCACCGGCAGCGCGCTCGGTTTTGTCATGGTGGTCACGCAACGGCGGCACCCGGCGGACACCGACCTGCGGACCGAGGGCGACGAGGCCAGGGCCTGGCTCGGTTTCGCGCAGGCCTTCGCCGGGCTGCCCGGCTCCGGGCGCAGGGCGGGGCAGTTCGCGTGA
- a CDS encoding acyclic terpene utilization AtuA family protein, translated as MKAPIRIGNASGFYGDRFDAVREMLTGGPLDVLTGDYLAELTMLILGRDLLKDPDRGYAKTFLRQMTENLALAKERGVKVVTNAGGLNPAGLAAALRELAAKSDVDVSVAHVEGDDLRHRAEELGFGKPLTANAYLGAWGITECLNAGADVVVTGRVTDASLVVGPAAAHFGWARDDYDALAGAVAAGHVIECGAQATGGNYAFFTEHDIRYPGFPIAEIHEDGSSVITKHEGTGGAVTTGTVTAQLLYEITGARYAGPDVTTRFDSLTLTREGPDRVRISGVTGEPPPPTLKVCLNALGGFRNETTFVLTGLDIEQKAALVREQLTEALKAKPPGNVRWTLARTDRPDADTEQTASALLHVAVTDADPKVAGRAFSQAAIELALASYPGFHVTAPPSDASPYGVYQASYVDAAEVPHVAVFGDSRVDVAPAGETLELADVADPELPEPLPDGPSRRAPLGAVLGARSGDKGGDANVGVWATTDQGWRWLAHTLTVDEFRRLLPETAKLSVRRHMLPNLRAVNFVVTGILGKGVASQARFDPQAKALGEWLRGRYAEIPEVLL; from the coding sequence GTGAAGGCCCCCATCCGCATCGGCAACGCCTCCGGCTTCTACGGCGACCGCTTCGACGCGGTACGCGAGATGCTCACCGGCGGCCCGCTGGACGTGCTGACCGGCGACTACCTGGCCGAGTTGACCATGCTCATCCTCGGGCGTGACCTGCTCAAGGATCCGGATCGCGGCTACGCCAAGACCTTTCTCCGCCAGATGACCGAGAACCTGGCGCTGGCCAAGGAACGCGGGGTCAAGGTCGTCACCAACGCGGGCGGGCTCAACCCAGCCGGGCTCGCCGCCGCGCTGCGTGAACTGGCCGCGAAGTCCGATGTGGACGTTTCCGTCGCACACGTCGAAGGTGACGACCTCCGCCATCGCGCCGAGGAACTCGGCTTCGGGAAACCGTTGACCGCCAACGCCTATCTCGGCGCGTGGGGCATCACCGAATGCCTGAACGCGGGTGCCGACGTGGTGGTCACCGGCCGGGTCACCGACGCCTCGCTGGTGGTCGGCCCGGCCGCGGCGCACTTCGGCTGGGCGCGCGATGACTACGACGCGCTCGCGGGCGCGGTCGCCGCGGGGCACGTGATCGAATGCGGGGCGCAGGCCACCGGCGGCAACTACGCGTTCTTCACCGAGCACGACATCAGGTACCCAGGCTTCCCGATCGCGGAGATCCACGAAGACGGCAGCAGCGTGATCACCAAGCACGAGGGCACCGGCGGCGCGGTCACCACCGGCACGGTCACCGCGCAGCTGCTGTACGAGATCACCGGCGCGCGCTACGCCGGTCCCGACGTCACCACGCGGTTCGACAGTTTGACCTTGACGCGGGAAGGCCCCGATCGTGTCCGGATCAGCGGGGTCACCGGCGAACCCCCGCCGCCGACGCTGAAAGTCTGCCTCAACGCGCTCGGCGGCTTCCGCAACGAAACCACCTTCGTGCTCACCGGGCTCGACATCGAGCAGAAGGCGGCGCTGGTGCGCGAACAGCTCACCGAAGCGCTCAAGGCGAAGCCGCCGGGGAACGTGCGCTGGACACTCGCCCGCACGGACCGGCCGGACGCCGACACCGAGCAGACCGCGAGCGCGCTGCTGCACGTGGCCGTCACCGATGCCGATCCGAAGGTGGCCGGGCGCGCGTTCAGCCAGGCGGCGATCGAACTCGCGCTCGCCAGCTATCCCGGCTTCCACGTCACCGCGCCACCTTCGGACGCCTCGCCGTACGGCGTGTATCAGGCGTCCTATGTGGACGCTGCGGAAGTGCCGCACGTGGCGGTGTTCGGTGACTCACGAGTCGATGTCGCGCCAGCGGGCGAGACGCTCGAACTGGCCGACGTGGCCGATCCGGAGCTGCCCGAACCCCTGCCGGACGGGCCTTCTCGCCGGGCGCCGCTCGGCGCCGTGCTCGGCGCGCGCAGCGGGGACAAGGGCGGGGACGCGAACGTCGGCGTCTGGGCCACCACCGACCAGGGCTGGCGCTGGCTCGCGCACACGCTGACCGTCGACGAATTCCGGCGTCTGCTACCGGAAACCGCGAAACTGTCGGTGCGCCGCCATATGCTGCCCAACCTGCGAGCGGTCAACTTCGTGGTGACCGGCATCCTCGGCAAGGGGGTCGCCTCGCAGGCCAGGTTCGACCCGCAGGCGAAGGCGCTCGGCGAATGGCTGCGCGGCCGGTACGCCGAGATCCCGGAGGTGTTGCTGTGA
- a CDS encoding acyl-CoA dehydrogenase family protein, protein MSDPFATPERKALRETVRGFMKTDVLPYLDQWEREGELPRELHRKAGALGLLGIAFDEKAGGAGGDFLDAMTVTEEMHYAGASGGLIASLFTCGIAVPHIAAAGDEAQLAKWVRPTLAGELIGSLAVTEPDGGSDVAGIRTTARREGDHYIVNGAKTFITSGCRADFVTTVVRTGGEGAHGLSLLVVERGTPGFTVGRKLAKMGWHCSDTAELSYVDVKVPVENLVGPENSGFAQVATQFVAERLSLAVQGYAHAQRALDLTLDWCRLRETFGRPLISRQLVQHKLAEMARKIDVARTYARQVGIRHVAGEEVIAEACFAKNTAVETAEWVVNEAVQLHGGLGYLSETEVERHYRDVRILGIGGGTNEILAGLAAKRLGYTA, encoded by the coding sequence GTGAGCGATCCGTTCGCCACGCCGGAGCGGAAAGCGCTCCGGGAAACGGTGCGCGGCTTCATGAAGACCGACGTGCTGCCCTACCTGGACCAGTGGGAGCGCGAGGGCGAGCTGCCCAGGGAGCTGCACCGCAAGGCCGGGGCGCTGGGCCTGCTCGGCATCGCCTTCGACGAGAAGGCGGGCGGTGCGGGCGGTGACTTCCTCGACGCGATGACCGTCACCGAGGAGATGCACTACGCGGGTGCTTCCGGCGGGCTGATCGCCTCGCTGTTCACCTGCGGCATCGCGGTGCCGCACATCGCCGCCGCCGGTGACGAGGCGCAGCTGGCGAAGTGGGTGCGCCCGACGCTGGCGGGGGAGCTGATCGGCTCGCTCGCGGTCACCGAACCGGACGGCGGTTCCGACGTCGCGGGCATCCGCACCACGGCGCGGCGCGAGGGTGACCACTACATCGTCAACGGTGCCAAGACCTTCATCACCTCCGGCTGCCGCGCCGACTTCGTGACCACCGTCGTGCGCACCGGCGGTGAGGGAGCGCACGGGCTTTCGCTGCTGGTGGTGGAACGCGGCACGCCGGGCTTCACCGTGGGCCGCAAGCTGGCCAAGATGGGCTGGCACTGCTCGGACACCGCCGAACTGTCCTACGTGGACGTCAAGGTACCGGTGGAGAACCTGGTCGGGCCGGAGAACTCCGGCTTCGCGCAGGTCGCCACCCAGTTCGTCGCCGAACGGCTTTCACTGGCGGTGCAGGGCTACGCGCACGCGCAGCGGGCACTGGACCTGACGCTGGACTGGTGCCGGCTGCGGGAGACCTTCGGCCGCCCGCTGATCTCGCGCCAGCTGGTGCAGCACAAGCTGGCGGAGATGGCGCGCAAGATCGACGTGGCCAGGACCTACGCCCGCCAGGTCGGGATCCGTCACGTGGCCGGTGAAGAGGTGATCGCCGAAGCCTGCTTCGCCAAGAACACCGCCGTGGAGACCGCCGAGTGGGTGGTCAACGAAGCCGTGCAGCTGCACGGCGGCCTCGGCTACCTGAGCGAGACCGAGGTGGAGCGCCACTACCGCGACGTCCGCATCCTGGGCATCGGCGGTGGCACCAACGAGATCCTCGCCGGGCTGGCCGCGAAACGATTGGGATACACCGCATGA
- a CDS encoding acyl-CoA carboxylase subunit beta: protein MTTLRSTVDSRGADFVANREAMLAKLAELEAEQAKAVAGGGEKYVERHRKRGKLLARERVELLLDEDSAFLELSPLAAWGSDYQVGASLVTGIGVVEGVECMICASDPTVKGGASNPWTAKKSYRAADIAAQNRLPTINLVESGGADLPTQKEIFIPGGRIFRDLTRSSAAGVPTVALVFGNSTAGGAYLPGMSDHVVMVKERAKVFLGGPPLVKMATGEESDDESLGGAEMHARTSGLADYLAADEQDAIRIGRRIVRRLNWTKHGPSPKPDYAEPLYDPEDLLGIVPADLKVPFDPREVIARVVDGSDFDEFKPLYGSSLVTGWADVHGYPVGILANARGVLFSEESQKAAQFIQLANQSDTPLLFLHNTTGYMVGKEYEQGGIIKHGAMMINAVSNSRVPHISVLMGASYGAGHYGMCGRAYDPRFLFAWPSAKSAVMGPAQLAGVLSIVARQAAASRGQEYNEEHDAAMRAMVEGQIEAESLPTFLSGMLYDDGIIDPRDTRTVLGLSLSAIHNGPISGAGGFGVFRM from the coding sequence ATGACCACCTTGAGGTCCACAGTGGACAGCCGCGGCGCCGACTTCGTGGCGAACCGCGAGGCGATGCTGGCCAAGCTCGCCGAGCTGGAGGCGGAGCAGGCCAAGGCCGTCGCCGGTGGGGGCGAGAAGTATGTCGAGCGCCACCGCAAGCGCGGCAAGCTGCTGGCCAGGGAGCGGGTCGAGCTGCTGCTCGACGAGGACTCGGCCTTCCTGGAGCTGTCCCCGCTGGCCGCCTGGGGCTCGGACTACCAGGTCGGCGCCAGCCTGGTCACCGGCATCGGCGTGGTCGAGGGCGTGGAGTGCATGATCTGCGCCAGCGATCCCACGGTGAAGGGCGGCGCGAGCAATCCGTGGACGGCCAAGAAGTCCTACCGGGCCGCCGACATCGCCGCGCAGAACCGGCTGCCGACGATCAACCTGGTCGAGTCCGGCGGAGCCGACCTGCCCACGCAGAAGGAGATCTTCATCCCGGGCGGACGGATCTTCCGCGACCTGACCAGGTCGTCGGCGGCCGGGGTGCCGACCGTGGCGCTGGTCTTCGGCAACTCCACCGCCGGCGGCGCCTACCTGCCCGGCATGTCCGACCACGTGGTGATGGTCAAGGAACGGGCCAAGGTCTTCCTCGGCGGGCCGCCGCTGGTGAAGATGGCCACCGGTGAGGAGTCCGACGACGAGTCGCTCGGCGGGGCCGAGATGCACGCGCGGACCTCCGGGCTGGCCGACTACCTCGCCGCCGACGAGCAGGACGCGATCCGCATCGGGCGGCGCATCGTGCGACGGCTCAACTGGACCAAGCACGGGCCGTCGCCGAAGCCGGACTACGCCGAACCGCTGTACGACCCCGAGGACCTGCTCGGCATCGTGCCGGCCGACCTGAAGGTGCCCTTCGACCCGCGCGAGGTGATCGCCAGGGTGGTCGACGGGTCCGACTTCGACGAGTTCAAACCGCTCTACGGCTCGAGCCTGGTCACCGGCTGGGCCGACGTGCACGGTTACCCGGTGGGCATCCTGGCCAACGCGCGCGGGGTGTTGTTCTCCGAGGAGTCGCAGAAGGCCGCCCAGTTCATCCAGCTGGCCAACCAGAGCGACACCCCGCTGCTGTTCCTGCACAACACCACCGGCTACATGGTCGGCAAGGAGTACGAGCAGGGCGGCATCATCAAGCACGGCGCGATGATGATCAACGCCGTGTCGAACTCGCGCGTGCCGCACATCTCGGTGCTGATGGGCGCCTCCTACGGCGCCGGGCACTACGGCATGTGCGGGCGGGCCTACGACCCGCGGTTCCTGTTCGCCTGGCCCAGCGCGAAGTCCGCGGTGATGGGCCCGGCGCAGCTGGCCGGGGTGCTCTCCATCGTGGCGCGCCAGGCCGCGGCGAGCCGGGGCCAGGAGTACAACGAGGAGCACGACGCCGCCATGCGCGCCATGGTGGAGGGCCAGATCGAGGCGGAGTCGCTGCCCACCTTCCTCTCCGGCATGCTCTACGACGACGGCATCATCGATCCTCGGGACACCCGCACGGTGCTCGGGCTCAGCCTGTCGGCGATCCACAATGGACCGATCAGCGGCGCCGGTGGCTTCGGCGTCTTCCGGATGTGA
- a CDS encoding biotin carboxylase N-terminal domain-containing protein gives MIENLLVANRGEIARRVFRSCRDAGIGTVAVFSDADADAPHTGEADAAVRLPGNAPSETYLRADLLIEAAAKAGADAVHPGYGFLSENASFARAVLDAGLTWVGPPPEAIETMGSKVESKRLMAAAGVPVLAELDPGEVTEADFPLLVKASAGGGGRGMRVVRAPGDLADAVESARAEAGSAFGDPTVFCERYLETGRHIEVQVLADGHGTVWALGERECSIQRRHQKVVEEAPSPLVGAAMREELFEAARKAAKAIGYVGAGTVEFLAGPDGRFYFLEMNTRLQVEHPVTECVTGEDLVARQLRIAEGERLPVDPPQWTGHAIEVRLYAEDPAADWQPQSGTLHRFTVPGVDAEFRIPAGFGLRLDSGVVSGSVVGVHYDPMLAKVIAWGPDRTSAARRLATALAGAHVHGVRTNRDLLVNVLRHPAFLAGDTDTAFFATHGLDTLSRPLASPESARTAALVAALAGASANRRSATVQGRLPGGWRNVRSSPQHKRFACGDAEFDVRYVLDRAGLRAEDHPGVELVSAQQDRVVLEIDGVRREFAVARYGDSVHVDSALGPVVLDVVPRFADPSAALAAGSLVAPMPGTVVRLAVAAGDRVEAGAPLLWLEAMKMEHKIAAPAAGVVAELPVEVGQQVELGAVLAVVQDAVVQDKESE, from the coding sequence ATGATCGAGAATCTGCTTGTCGCCAACCGCGGGGAGATCGCCCGCCGGGTGTTCCGCAGCTGCCGTGACGCCGGGATCGGCACGGTGGCGGTGTTCTCCGACGCCGACGCGGACGCGCCGCACACCGGCGAGGCCGACGCCGCGGTGCGGTTGCCCGGCAACGCGCCGTCCGAGACCTACCTGCGCGCGGACCTGCTGATCGAGGCCGCGGCGAAGGCCGGTGCCGACGCGGTTCACCCCGGTTACGGGTTCCTCTCGGAGAACGCGTCCTTCGCGCGCGCGGTCCTCGACGCCGGGCTGACCTGGGTCGGGCCGCCGCCGGAGGCCATCGAGACGATGGGCTCGAAGGTCGAGTCGAAGCGGCTGATGGCCGCGGCCGGGGTGCCGGTGCTCGCCGAGCTGGACCCCGGCGAGGTCACCGAGGCCGATTTCCCGTTGCTGGTCAAGGCTTCCGCCGGGGGCGGCGGGCGCGGCATGCGGGTGGTGCGCGCGCCGGGCGACTTGGCCGACGCGGTGGAGAGTGCCCGCGCCGAGGCCGGTTCGGCCTTCGGTGATCCGACGGTGTTCTGCGAGCGCTACCTGGAAACCGGGCGGCACATCGAGGTGCAGGTGCTCGCCGACGGTCACGGCACGGTCTGGGCGCTGGGGGAGCGGGAGTGCTCGATCCAGCGGCGGCACCAGAAGGTGGTCGAGGAGGCGCCGTCGCCGCTGGTGGGCGCGGCCATGCGCGAGGAGCTGTTCGAGGCCGCGCGCAAGGCGGCCAAGGCGATCGGTTACGTCGGCGCGGGCACGGTGGAGTTCCTCGCCGGTCCCGACGGCCGGTTCTACTTCCTGGAGATGAACACCCGGTTGCAGGTGGAGCACCCGGTCACCGAATGCGTGACCGGGGAGGACCTGGTCGCCCGCCAGCTGCGGATCGCCGAGGGCGAACGGCTGCCGGTCGATCCTCCACAATGGACCGGTCACGCGATCGAAGTCCGGCTCTACGCCGAGGATCCGGCGGCGGACTGGCAGCCGCAGAGCGGCACGCTGCACCGGTTCACCGTGCCGGGGGTGGACGCGGAGTTCCGCATTCCGGCCGGATTCGGGCTGCGGCTGGATTCGGGCGTGGTCAGCGGTTCGGTGGTCGGCGTGCACTACGACCCGATGCTGGCCAAGGTGATCGCCTGGGGGCCGGATCGGACCTCGGCCGCGCGGCGGCTCGCCACCGCGCTGGCCGGCGCGCACGTCCACGGTGTGCGCACCAACCGCGACCTGCTGGTGAACGTGTTGCGGCATCCGGCTTTCCTGGCTGGGGACACCGACACCGCGTTCTTCGCCACGCACGGCCTCGACACGCTGTCGCGGCCGCTGGCCTCGCCGGAGTCGGCCCGCACGGCGGCGCTGGTGGCCGCGCTCGCGGGTGCCTCGGCGAACCGGCGGTCCGCGACCGTGCAGGGCCGGTTGCCCGGCGGCTGGCGCAACGTGCGCTCGTCACCCCAGCACAAGCGTTTCGCCTGCGGTGATGCCGAATTCGACGTGCGGTACGTGCTCGACCGTGCCGGGCTGCGGGCCGAGGACCATCCCGGTGTGGAACTCGTTTCCGCACAGCAGGACCGGGTCGTGCTGGAGATCGACGGGGTGCGCCGCGAGTTCGCGGTGGCCCGCTACGGCGACAGCGTGCACGTCGATTCCGCGCTCGGGCCGGTGGTGCTGGACGTGGTGCCGCGCTTCGCCGACCCGTCCGCCGCGCTGGCCGCGGGGTCGCTGGTCGCGCCGATGCCCGGCACCGTGGTCCGGCTCGCGGTCGCCGCCGGTGACCGGGTCGAGGCCGGAGCGCCGCTGCTGTGGCTGGAGGCGATGAAGATGGAGCACAAGATCGCCGCGCCCGCCGCGGGCGTGGTCGCCGAACTTCCCGTCGAAGTGGGACAACAGGTCGAGCTGGGTGCCGTGCTCGCCGTGGTTCAGGACGCCGTGGTTCAGGACAAGGAGTCGGAATGA
- a CDS encoding acyl-CoA dehydrogenase family protein: protein MNFTEPEERIALRKAVHELGKSYGHEYYLGKARSGGKTKELWDEAGRLGYLGVSVPEEFGGGGAGIGDLAAVCEELCATGTPLLLMVVSPAICATVIARYGTDEQKKHWLPGFATGQVRMAFAITEPDAGSNSHQITTTAQRDGDGWVLNGRKVYISGVDEADAVLVVSRTEDAKTGKLKPALFIVPTDAPGFEYREIEMDLVSADKQFGLFLDDVKLPREALVGSEDAAIAQLFAGLNPERIMGASFSLGIARYALDKGVAYAKERQVWGAPIGTHQGLAHPLAQVKIELELAKLMTQKAATLYDAGDDFGAGEAANMAKYAGAEVAIRAVDQAVQTHGGNGLASEYGLGTLLAAVRLGRIAPVSREMVLNFVGQHSLGLPKSY from the coding sequence ATGAACTTCACCGAACCGGAAGAGCGGATCGCGCTGCGCAAGGCGGTCCACGAACTGGGCAAGAGCTACGGCCACGAGTACTACCTCGGCAAGGCGCGCTCTGGCGGCAAGACCAAGGAGCTGTGGGACGAGGCCGGGCGGCTCGGCTACCTCGGTGTGTCCGTGCCGGAGGAGTTCGGCGGTGGTGGCGCGGGCATCGGCGATCTCGCCGCGGTCTGCGAGGAGCTGTGCGCCACCGGCACCCCGCTGCTGCTGATGGTGGTGTCCCCGGCGATCTGCGCCACGGTGATCGCGCGGTACGGCACCGACGAGCAGAAGAAGCACTGGCTGCCCGGGTTCGCCACCGGTCAGGTGCGGATGGCCTTCGCCATCACCGAACCCGATGCCGGGTCCAACTCGCACCAGATCACCACAACCGCTCAGCGCGACGGGGACGGCTGGGTGCTCAACGGGCGCAAGGTCTACATCTCCGGGGTGGACGAGGCCGACGCGGTGCTGGTGGTCAGCCGGACCGAGGACGCCAAGACCGGCAAGCTCAAGCCTGCCCTGTTCATCGTGCCCACCGACGCGCCCGGCTTCGAGTACCGCGAGATCGAGATGGACCTGGTCTCCGCGGACAAGCAGTTCGGCCTGTTCCTCGACGACGTGAAGCTGCCGCGCGAGGCGCTGGTCGGCTCGGAGGACGCGGCGATCGCGCAGCTGTTCGCCGGGCTGAACCCCGAGCGCATCATGGGCGCCTCGTTCTCGCTCGGCATCGCGCGGTACGCGCTGGACAAGGGCGTGGCCTACGCGAAGGAGCGCCAGGTGTGGGGTGCGCCGATCGGCACCCACCAGGGGCTCGCGCACCCGCTGGCCCAGGTGAAGATCGAGCTGGAACTGGCGAAGTTGATGACCCAGAAGGCCGCCACGCTCTACGACGCCGGGGACGACTTCGGCGCCGGCGAGGCCGCGAACATGGCCAAGTACGCCGGGGCCGAGGTCGCCATCCGCGCGGTCGACCAGGCCGTGCAGACCCACGGCGGCAACGGGCTTGCCTCGGAGTACGGCCTCGGCACGCTGCTCGCCGCGGTCCGGCTGGGGCGGATCGCGCCGGTGAGCCGCGAGATGGTGCTCAACTTCGTCGGGCAGCACTCGCTCGGCCTGCCCAAGTCCTACTGA
- a CDS encoding NAD(P)-dependent oxidoreductase — protein sequence MSSLSGKTIIMSGGSRGIGEAIALRAAADGANVALIAKTTEPHPKLPGTIHTAAKAIEEAGGQALPIVGDIRDDESVAAAVEQTVERFGGIDIVVNNASAIDLTPTEQVSMKRYDLMQDINARGSFLLSKLAIPHLRKAENPHVLTLSPPISLDPKWFEAGHLAYSIAKYSMSLVTVGLAAELRKDGIAANSLWPRTTIDTAAIRNVVGAELANRSRTPEIMADAAHAILVRPSREHTGNFYLDDEVLAAEGVTDLSKYRIAGEESDLQLDFWVEPA from the coding sequence GTGTCTTCTCTGTCCGGCAAGACGATCATCATGTCCGGCGGCAGCCGGGGCATCGGTGAGGCGATCGCGCTGCGTGCCGCCGCCGACGGCGCGAACGTCGCGCTGATCGCGAAAACCACCGAACCGCACCCGAAGCTGCCGGGCACCATCCACACCGCGGCCAAGGCCATCGAGGAGGCGGGCGGGCAGGCGCTGCCGATCGTCGGTGACATCCGCGACGACGAGTCGGTGGCCGCCGCGGTCGAGCAGACGGTCGAGCGCTTCGGCGGCATCGACATCGTGGTGAACAACGCCAGCGCGATCGACCTGACGCCGACCGAGCAGGTCAGCATGAAGCGCTACGACCTGATGCAGGACATCAACGCGCGCGGCTCGTTCCTGCTGTCGAAACTGGCGATCCCCCATCTGCGCAAGGCGGAGAATCCGCACGTGCTCACGCTTTCGCCGCCGATCAGCCTTGACCCGAAGTGGTTCGAGGCCGGGCATCTGGCCTACAGCATCGCGAAGTACAGCATGAGCCTGGTGACCGTCGGGCTCGCCGCGGAACTGCGGAAGGACGGGATCGCGGCGAACTCGCTGTGGCCGCGCACCACCATCGACACCGCGGCCATCCGGAACGTGGTCGGCGCGGAACTGGCCAACCGCTCGCGCACACCGGAGATCATGGCCGACGCGGCGCACGCGATCCTGGTCCGGCCGAGCCGGGAGCACACCGGGAACTTCTACCTCGACGACGAGGTGCTCGCGGCCGAGGGCGTCACGGACCTGTCGAAGTACCGCATCGCGGGCGAGGAGTCCGACCTGCAGCTCGACTTCTGGGTCGAACCGGCCTGA
- a CDS encoding TetR/AcrR family transcriptional regulator: MREPQQERSRTTRRRLVEAAVECLAARGWHGTTVAMVAEQAGVSRGAAQHHFPTREDLVVAAVEQVGEVQLAELRRHVELLPGGASRSEAVAEMLLNLYTGPMFRAALQLWVAASTDPKLLAVLAPLEARVGREAHRVALELLGADETRPGVRETVQATLDLARGLGLANLLTDDTRRRRRIVRQWARMLEPALAGTLPERTGTRLV; this comes from the coding sequence ATGCGAGAACCACAACAGGAACGGAGCCGGACCACCCGGCGGCGGCTGGTCGAGGCCGCCGTCGAGTGCCTGGCCGCCCGGGGCTGGCACGGCACCACCGTGGCGATGGTCGCCGAGCAGGCCGGGGTTTCGCGCGGGGCCGCGCAGCACCACTTCCCGACCCGCGAGGACCTGGTGGTCGCCGCGGTCGAGCAGGTGGGGGAGGTGCAGCTGGCCGAACTGCGGCGGCACGTGGAGCTGCTGCCCGGTGGTGCGTCACGCAGCGAGGCCGTCGCGGAGATGCTGCTGAACCTCTACACCGGCCCGATGTTCCGCGCGGCGCTTCAGCTGTGGGTCGCGGCTTCCACTGACCCGAAGCTGCTCGCGGTGCTCGCGCCGCTGGAGGCGCGGGTCGGGCGGGAGGCGCACCGGGTGGCGCTGGAGCTGCTCGGCGCGGACGAAACCCGGCCGGGGGTCAGGGAAACCGTGCAGGCCACGCTGGATTTGGCGCGCGGGCTGGGCCTGGCGAACCTGCTCACCGACGACACGCGGCGCCGCCGCCGGATCGTGCGCCAGTGGGCCCGGATGCTGGAGCCCGCACTGGCAGGCACGCTGCCCGAACGCACGGGAACCAGATTGGTGTGA